The genomic region GGTACAGTTCTTTCGACAGCAGAGCCCCTGACCATGCGCAGAGTAATACAGGCAGCTAAGGAGGAAAAGTTTCCGGGACTGGCACGCCGACGCCACCCTTTAAAATTGACAACGAACGGAAGCGAGACGACGCTCTTGAGGGATATTAAACAACAGAGTGGAAAAAGAACTCGCGGGGGCGAATTCTGCTGCTCGACCAATGACCGCTCACACTGTTCCACCCGGCGCCAATCAGAGCCCGTGAGGAATAAGAGCCCGCCTCCTAGCGCggaagggggcggggagcggCGTGGCACCGCGGCTCGCGCCCGCAGTTTCCATGGCGACCGCGACGCGCGTGGACCTGCGGCGGTTGGCGCAAGAGGCCGCGACCCTGGCCGGCGTCGTCCGCGGCTCTCTGGGGCCCCGCGGCGGCCAAGTGCTGCTCACGCGGCCCACGGGGGAGGTCCTCCTGTCGCGGGACGGGCGGCGGGTGCTGGAGGCGCTGAACACGGACTCGCCCACGGCCAGGTAAGCCTCGACGACGCCAGGGGAGACCTGCAACCCGCCACAGGAGCGCGGCAGAACCTTCGCGAAACTTCTTAATGagcttcaggtgggcagccgggTTGATGTGAAGGAGCACGGCAAAATTCACAACTGGGAacgtgtctgccattaatcactagccCTAACGGTTTTATTCCCCCATTGTTTTTTTGCGAATGAccgttgaacccaaaggactgattttagTAATTTTACTTGCTTCTTAtctctgtactcttatgataccttcaggtgggtagctgtgttggtctggagtatcacaacaaaatttgagtccaatggcacctttaagacggcATGAACGTgctggaacagggatcataaaagTACAGGTatcaggagaaagtaaattagtggcaaattagtcaACAGCACCACAATATCCTAAATATCCAGTATGAGGATTTCATAATAGAAAAGTTAATCAGTCTCTTGGGCCcaattcacaactgggaaagtatctgccaataatcactaaccttaacggttttattcccccaatgtttttatGAATCAGCGTTGAAT from Paroedura picta isolate Pp20150507F chromosome 9, Ppicta_v3.0, whole genome shotgun sequence harbors:
- the LOC143844422 gene encoding BBSome complex assembly protein BBS10-like isoform X4, translating into MATATRVDLRRLAQEAATLAGVVRGSLGPRGGQVLLTRPTGEVLLSRDGRRVLEALNTDSPTARKPGEYSRCPIS